The following proteins are encoded in a genomic region of Aliiroseovarius sp. F47248L:
- the xsc gene encoding sulfoacetaldehyde acetyltransferase → MKMTTEEAFVKTLQLHGIEHAFGIIGSAFMPISDNFPAAGITFWDCAHEGSGGMMADGYTRATGKMSMMIAQNGPGIANFVTAVKTAFWNHTPLLLVTPQAANKTIGQGGFQEIEQMNMFADCVAYQEEVRDPTRVAEVLNRVIINAKRASAPAQINMPRDYWTQVIDIDLPAITEFERPAGGEQALSEAADLLSNAKFPVILNGAGVVLGGAIAESMELAERLDAPVCVGYQHNDAFPGSHPLFAGPLGYNGNKAGMELIQKADVVLALGTRLNPFSTLPGYGLDYWPKDAKIIQVDINPDRIGLTKKISVGIVGDAKKVASTLLHKLSADAGDAGREERKSMIAQTKSAWAQQLSSMDHEEDDPGTTWNERARGAKPDWMSPRMAWRAIQAALPKEAIISSDIGNNCAIGNAYPTFEAGRKYLAPGLFGPCGYGLPAVVGAKIGCPDTPVVGFSGDGAFGIAVTELTAIGREEWPAVTQIVFRNYQWGAEKRNSTLWYDDNFVGTELDTQVSYAGIAKACGLQGVVARTMDELTAALDKAIKDQKAGKTTIIEAMINQELGEPFRRDAMKKPVVVAGISKDDMRPQKV, encoded by the coding sequence ATGAAAATGACCACGGAAGAAGCCTTTGTAAAAACGCTGCAATTGCACGGAATCGAGCATGCGTTTGGCATTATCGGCTCGGCCTTCATGCCGATATCCGACAACTTCCCTGCTGCTGGCATCACCTTTTGGGACTGTGCGCACGAAGGATCAGGTGGGATGATGGCCGATGGCTATACACGCGCCACCGGCAAGATGAGCATGATGATTGCCCAGAACGGCCCCGGCATCGCGAACTTTGTGACCGCCGTGAAAACCGCCTTTTGGAACCACACACCGTTATTGCTGGTCACACCGCAAGCGGCGAACAAGACTATTGGTCAGGGCGGATTTCAGGAAATCGAGCAGATGAATATGTTTGCTGATTGCGTCGCCTATCAGGAAGAAGTCCGTGATCCGACCCGCGTAGCCGAAGTGCTTAACCGGGTTATCATCAACGCCAAACGCGCCAGCGCGCCCGCCCAGATCAACATGCCGCGTGATTACTGGACCCAAGTGATCGACATTGATCTTCCGGCCATTACCGAATTTGAGCGCCCGGCAGGTGGCGAACAGGCGCTGTCCGAAGCGGCAGACCTTCTGTCCAACGCCAAATTCCCGGTTATCCTGAACGGCGCGGGTGTGGTGCTGGGTGGCGCAATTGCCGAATCCATGGAATTGGCCGAACGGCTCGATGCTCCGGTTTGCGTGGGGTATCAACACAACGATGCATTTCCAGGCAGTCACCCGTTGTTTGCCGGCCCCTTGGGTTACAACGGCAATAAGGCGGGGATGGAGCTGATCCAGAAGGCTGATGTTGTTCTGGCACTTGGCACGCGCCTGAACCCCTTTTCGACATTGCCGGGATACGGGCTGGATTACTGGCCGAAGGATGCCAAGATCATTCAGGTGGACATCAACCCCGATCGCATCGGCCTGACCAAGAAGATCAGCGTCGGGATTGTCGGGGACGCGAAGAAAGTAGCCTCAACGCTGCTGCACAAGCTGTCGGCAGATGCTGGGGATGCAGGACGCGAAGAGCGGAAATCGATGATCGCGCAGACCAAATCTGCTTGGGCCCAGCAGTTGTCGTCGATGGACCATGAAGAGGATGATCCTGGCACCACTTGGAACGAACGCGCCCGCGGCGCAAAACCGGATTGGATGAGCCCACGCATGGCATGGCGTGCCATTCAGGCGGCGTTGCCCAAAGAGGCGATCATTTCATCTGACATTGGCAACAACTGCGCGATCGGCAATGCCTATCCAACATTTGAGGCTGGCCGGAAATATCTGGCACCCGGCCTGTTCGGCCCCTGTGGCTATGGATTGCCCGCCGTGGTAGGTGCCAAGATCGGCTGCCCGGACACGCCAGTTGTCGGCTTTTCTGGTGACGGTGCGTTCGGCATCGCGGTGACCGAACTGACCGCGATTGGTCGAGAAGAATGGCCCGCCGTGACGCAAATCGTGTTCCGCAACTACCAATGGGGAGCTGAAAAACGAAACTCGACCCTGTGGTATGACGACAACTTCGTCGGAACCGAACTGGACACGCAGGTCAGCTATGCTGGCATCGCGAAAGCCTGCGGCCTGCAAGGTGTCGTTGCCCGCACAATGGACGAACTGACCGCTGCATTAGATAAGGCGATCAAGGACCAGAAAGCGGGTAAGACAACGATTATCGAGGCGATGATCAACCAGGAACTTGGTGAGCCGTTCCGTCGCGACGCGATGAAAAAGCCGGTCGTCGTTGCGGGGATCAGCAAAGACGACATGAGACCCCAGAAGGTCTGA